A single region of the Fimbriimonadaceae bacterium genome encodes:
- a CDS encoding TolC family protein, with translation MLLPLGIAAWASLVPMTQDNSLTLDQALMIAEKNAFSVRIAASNVDKTKYQVDQAKALAGPKLTLDSTYTRFDKELTSSFGSSTIVTRPIDSKESKLSLSMPLDIAGNISRGIKASRAVEDASVALLQAEKNALRLQVRQGYFQVLQAKAQLDVAEENLKLSMERLENARANERQGSFARVDVLRFETLVKQAESDLITVANGYELAKEVFNNTLGRPIETEVVLVDIDALPNGQVPEGQAVEAAMKFRPDLAAVRYQIESLRFIREAQRSGLQPSLSFSLQYSHNYDAMGFSSQSNTTVGVVTLSIPLYDSGLTRAKVKTATEDEKQAKLRLDQLQLGVSLEVRQALTNLQNAKSRIDLANKQVEFAKETYRLAVVRLQAGEGISVEVTDAQTQLIGARTSQVRARYDYLTAFAQLQKAIGNDDVTKGPRDEVLGGMQ, from the coding sequence GTGCTTCTACCGTTGGGGATTGCCGCTTGGGCATCCCTCGTCCCAATGACCCAAGACAATTCGCTCACGCTCGATCAAGCGCTAATGATCGCCGAGAAGAACGCTTTTTCGGTCCGAATCGCCGCTTCGAACGTTGACAAGACGAAATACCAAGTTGATCAGGCAAAGGCGCTTGCAGGGCCTAAGCTGACGCTGGACTCGACCTACACCCGATTCGACAAAGAGTTGACCTCAAGCTTTGGCTCATCAACCATTGTCACCCGCCCCATCGACAGCAAGGAATCAAAACTAAGCCTTTCCATGCCGCTCGATATCGCCGGCAATATTAGCCGAGGCATCAAGGCTTCCCGTGCCGTCGAAGACGCCAGCGTGGCTTTGCTCCAAGCAGAGAAGAATGCTCTGCGGCTCCAGGTTCGGCAAGGCTATTTTCAAGTTCTGCAGGCCAAGGCACAGCTCGACGTTGCCGAGGAGAATCTGAAGCTCTCGATGGAGAGGTTAGAAAACGCACGAGCGAACGAGAGGCAGGGAAGCTTTGCAAGGGTTGACGTGCTCAGATTCGAAACGCTGGTCAAGCAGGCCGAATCTGACCTCATCACGGTTGCGAATGGCTACGAACTCGCCAAAGAGGTCTTCAACAATACGTTGGGGCGGCCGATAGAAACCGAAGTCGTGTTAGTCGACATCGACGCATTGCCGAATGGACAAGTTCCCGAAGGTCAGGCCGTTGAGGCTGCGATGAAGTTTCGCCCGGATCTTGCCGCGGTCCGCTATCAGATCGAATCGCTGAGATTCATCCGCGAAGCCCAGCGAAGCGGCCTTCAACCGTCGCTCTCGTTTAGCCTTCAGTATTCGCACAACTACGACGCGATGGGATTCTCTTCACAGTCCAACACAACGGTCGGCGTGGTCACGCTCTCGATCCCGCTTTACGACTCTGGGCTCACAAGGGCAAAGGTCAAGACAGCAACCGAGGATGAGAAGCAGGCCAAGCTAAGGCTAGACCAACTGCAACTCGGAGTCTCATTGGAGGTTCGCCAAGCGCTCACAAATTTGCAGAACGCCAAGTCTCGGATCGACCTCGCCAACAAGCAAGTCGAGTTTGCGAAAGAGACTTATCGCCTCGCAGTCGTTCGGCTTCAAGCCGGAGAGGGCATCTCGGTCGAAGTGACCGACGCACAGACTCAGCTTATCGGTGCAAGGACTTCACAAGTCCGCGCACGCTACGACTATCTCACCGCCTTTGCCCAATTGCAAAAGGCGATCGGCAATGACGACGTGACCAAAGGTCCGCGTGATGAAGTGTTAGGGGGAATGCAATGA
- a CDS encoding AbrB/MazE/SpoVT family DNA-binding domain-containing protein — protein sequence MNPHSDKPMCWDSCFLGSVTVGERGQIVIPAEARQEYGFNPGDKLLVMRHPAHKGLMIFKMESVREFLDDFDRSLRELEKEPKEEG from the coding sequence ATGAATCCTCATTCTGATAAACCGATGTGCTGGGACTCCTGTTTCCTCGGGTCCGTTACGGTGGGTGAGCGCGGACAGATCGTCATCCCCGCCGAAGCGAGGCAAGAGTACGGGTTTAACCCCGGCGATAAGCTGCTCGTTATGCGTCACCCGGCCCACAAAGGCCTGATGATTTTTAAGATGGAGTCTGTACGCGAGTTCCTTGATGACTTCGATAGAAGTCTGAGAGAGCTCGAAAAAGAGCCGAAGGAGGAAGGATAA
- a CDS encoding FAD-dependent oxidoreductase has translation MRIAVVGAGAAGLWTATLLQRAGLDVAVFEARNRVGGRLYTFEDGELAFEAGGEWIDADHERCLQICQAYELEPEPSHGWPGRVVYQGQWSNEVELWSDALEDELRLDAAAHELIRNLEPEPWKNWQAEDLDNTSLGDFVRTNCQSERGKWWLTNKYRSDEGDELGNISLLGWLCGYMHYVDRESDAMSAYRVPGGIQRLLEKIAEDLHGPLYLGKTLRRVDNHDDEVILHFDDGIVKCDRAVLALPPRTLEQIVFTPALTTGKRCAIEACPMSRIVKIAMAFESPWWEELDWTGRLHCDSKLQQIWNGTRGEVPVLNAYICGDDAVWWAQQDNAARIAAASLAEYFPIAKEEYVRGWTFDWASDPYCYGGFSHMSPGYALGHMKHIATSEDRIHFAGEHTALWTGFIEGAFESAERVAAEVIHA, from the coding sequence TTGAGGATTGCGGTGGTCGGGGCGGGGGCAGCTGGTCTTTGGACGGCAACGCTTTTGCAAAGAGCTGGACTCGATGTAGCGGTCTTTGAAGCCCGCAACCGAGTTGGCGGACGACTTTATACCTTTGAGGATGGGGAGCTTGCGTTTGAAGCGGGCGGCGAGTGGATTGATGCCGACCACGAACGCTGCTTGCAGATCTGTCAGGCGTACGAATTGGAGCCGGAGCCTTCGCATGGCTGGCCGGGGCGGGTCGTCTATCAAGGCCAGTGGAGCAACGAAGTTGAGCTTTGGAGCGATGCGCTTGAGGATGAACTGCGATTGGACGCGGCAGCGCATGAACTGATCAGGAACCTTGAACCCGAACCGTGGAAGAATTGGCAAGCGGAGGACTTGGACAATACAAGTTTGGGGGATTTTGTGCGGACGAACTGCCAATCGGAACGGGGCAAATGGTGGCTCACGAACAAGTACCGATCGGACGAGGGCGATGAGCTTGGGAATATCTCCCTGCTAGGCTGGCTCTGCGGCTACATGCACTATGTGGATCGCGAATCCGATGCGATGAGCGCCTACCGTGTACCCGGTGGGATTCAGCGTCTGCTGGAGAAGATCGCCGAGGACCTTCATGGACCGCTTTATCTGGGCAAGACTCTTCGGCGGGTGGACAATCACGATGATGAAGTGATCCTCCATTTCGACGATGGGATCGTCAAATGCGACCGTGCGGTGCTGGCCCTACCGCCTCGAACATTGGAGCAGATTGTGTTTACCCCGGCTCTCACCACCGGTAAGCGGTGCGCGATTGAAGCCTGCCCCATGAGCCGTATTGTGAAGATTGCGATGGCCTTTGAATCGCCTTGGTGGGAGGAGTTGGACTGGACGGGAAGGCTACACTGCGACAGCAAACTGCAACAGATATGGAACGGGACGAGGGGTGAAGTCCCGGTGCTGAATGCGTACATTTGTGGCGATGACGCGGTTTGGTGGGCTCAACAAGACAATGCAGCACGAATAGCGGCAGCAAGCCTTGCCGAGTATTTCCCGATTGCCAAGGAGGAGTATGTGCGCGGCTGGACCTTTGATTGGGCGAGCGATCCCTACTGTTATGGAGGGTTCTCACACATGTCGCCGGGATATGCTCTTGGACACATGAAGCACATTGCGACTTCTGAGGATCGCATTCATTTTGCCGGGGAGCATACAGCTCTTTGGACCGGCTTTATCGAGGGGGCGTTTGAGAGCGCGGAGCGCGTCGCCGCCGAGGTCATTCATGCGTAA
- a CDS encoding efflux RND transporter periplasmic adaptor subunit, which produces MKRSLVFATIIGLSAVLVTPGCVNRAAQAQAKRTEEIIKDKAVLVTTAVATSMPMSETLDITGQIVTSDTASVGAKVAGRLASVNVKDGDSVQAGQVLAVQETSIQNAQLRQALAQLSSAQSQLSQAKSNAAIAPQRTAAAVAAAESQLRSAKSQLDKARKGARTEEIAQAEWNVRSAKANMETAKKELDRVRELYKEGAVPLQRVEQAQNAYEQALAGYNGALEAQRVTQNATRPEDLRAAEEAVRQAEENVRSAKAQKALDVTLNDQVMGAVAAVNAAQAQVDIVRQQIADATIRAPFSGRVSGRPAQPGTVLNPGQTVVNLVGSEGIYFEGEVPEVRLAEVQIGKAVEITVDAFPNRPFTGRVVSINPLGSDIGRMFTVRVQFERNEVGVQPGMFARGVVTVKRVEDAIVLPITALLKQDDKTFVFVVQQVPSDPAKNTEAHDSVKKVEVRTGLTNTEFVQVIGIAEGAKVIVKGVNAVIDGSVIKEDQPKKDTGAATSEGA; this is translated from the coding sequence ATGAAAAGATCGCTGGTTTTCGCCACGATTATTGGTCTATCGGCGGTCTTGGTAACGCCGGGGTGTGTCAATCGTGCCGCTCAGGCACAAGCCAAACGCACCGAAGAGATTATCAAAGATAAGGCAGTGCTTGTGACGACCGCAGTCGCGACGTCCATGCCCATGTCGGAAACGCTTGACATAACGGGTCAGATCGTCACTTCCGACACCGCATCTGTCGGCGCCAAAGTTGCCGGACGACTGGCCTCGGTCAACGTGAAAGACGGTGACTCGGTCCAGGCAGGACAGGTGCTCGCCGTTCAAGAGACCTCTATTCAAAACGCACAGCTCAGGCAGGCTCTCGCGCAGCTCAGCTCAGCCCAGTCGCAGCTTTCTCAGGCAAAGTCCAATGCGGCTATCGCGCCACAGCGCACAGCGGCGGCGGTCGCTGCCGCCGAATCGCAGTTGCGGTCGGCTAAATCCCAGCTCGACAAAGCCCGCAAAGGCGCCCGTACTGAAGAGATCGCTCAGGCTGAATGGAATGTGCGCTCCGCCAAAGCCAACATGGAGACAGCCAAGAAAGAGCTCGACCGTGTACGCGAACTTTACAAAGAAGGCGCGGTTCCACTCCAGAGGGTCGAACAAGCCCAAAACGCGTACGAGCAAGCTCTCGCTGGATACAACGGCGCTCTTGAAGCGCAGCGTGTTACCCAGAACGCAACCCGCCCTGAAGACCTGCGCGCCGCCGAAGAGGCGGTCCGTCAGGCCGAGGAAAACGTGCGCAGCGCCAAAGCTCAGAAAGCTCTCGACGTGACCCTCAACGATCAGGTTATGGGCGCGGTCGCGGCTGTCAATGCCGCTCAAGCCCAGGTCGATATCGTCCGTCAGCAGATTGCCGACGCCACGATTCGAGCCCCGTTCTCAGGACGAGTTTCCGGTCGCCCTGCCCAGCCTGGCACGGTCCTCAATCCTGGTCAAACAGTCGTCAACCTTGTTGGTTCCGAAGGAATCTACTTCGAGGGCGAGGTCCCCGAAGTCCGTCTTGCCGAAGTACAAATCGGTAAAGCCGTCGAAATCACGGTCGATGCTTTTCCCAATCGTCCTTTCACCGGCAGAGTCGTCAGCATCAATCCCCTGGGTTCAGACATAGGACGGATGTTCACGGTTCGTGTCCAGTTTGAGCGAAATGAAGTCGGTGTTCAGCCCGGTATGTTCGCACGCGGAGTGGTAACGGTCAAGCGGGTGGAGGACGCTATTGTTCTCCCGATCACGGCTTTGCTTAAGCAAGATGACAAAACCTTTGTCTTTGTTGTGCAACAGGTGCCATCAGACCCCGCCAAGAACACTGAGGCTCACGACAGTGTGAAGAAAGTCGAAGTAAGGACCGGGCTTACCAACACCGAATTCGTGCAGGTCATCGGCATTGCCGAAGGCGCAAAAGTTATCGTTAAAGGTGTAAATGCCGTCATCGACGGTTCGGTGATCAAGGAAGATCAGCCAAAGAAGGACACCGGAGCCGCAACCTCCGAAGGAGCATAA